A single region of the Aeromonas hydrophila subsp. hydrophila ATCC 7966 genome encodes:
- the ilvA gene encoding threonine ammonia-lyase, biosynthetic encodes MVSAADYLRKVLLSPVYEAARVTPLQTLKKLSERLGNHVSLKREDLQPVHSFKLRGAYHKIATLTEEQKARGVIAASAGNHAQGVALSAAKLGIKAIIVMPKTTPDIKIDAVRRQGGNVMLFGNSFDEAYGESRRLAELEGYTLIPPFDDVEVIAGQGTIGKELLEQDTHLTHVFVPVGGGGLAAGVAVYIKQLLPDVKVIGVEAEGSACLKAALAAGEPVNLERVSLFADGVAVKRIGEETFRLCNQYLDEVVTVSNDQICAALKDIFDDCRAIAEPSGALSLAGLKAYSEREQVKGGRMAAILSGANVNFHSLRYVSERCEIGEKREGMLAVTIPERKGAFLDFCRQLGPRMVTEFNYRYADAEQASLFVSVRLTGGDEELGQIIDQLGGNGYPVVNMTESELAKNHVRYMIGGRPARPLGERLYSFKFPEQPGALMRFLETLGCRWNISLFHYRNHGADYGRVLCAFELPDEDVAAFHDYLHEIGYGWKEVSDDPAYRLFLAS; translated from the coding sequence ATGGTTTCTGCGGCGGATTATCTACGCAAGGTGTTGCTCTCTCCCGTCTATGAGGCGGCACGGGTCACCCCCCTGCAAACCCTGAAGAAACTCTCCGAGCGGCTCGGCAATCACGTCAGCCTGAAGCGGGAGGACCTGCAACCGGTCCACTCCTTCAAGCTGCGCGGCGCCTACCACAAGATCGCCACCCTGACCGAGGAGCAGAAGGCGCGCGGCGTCATCGCCGCCTCTGCTGGCAACCACGCCCAGGGGGTCGCCCTGTCGGCCGCCAAGCTCGGTATCAAGGCGATCATCGTGATGCCCAAGACCACGCCGGACATCAAGATCGACGCGGTGCGCCGTCAGGGCGGCAACGTCATGCTGTTTGGCAACAGCTTCGACGAGGCGTACGGCGAGAGCCGCCGCCTCGCCGAGTTGGAGGGCTACACCCTGATCCCGCCGTTTGACGACGTCGAGGTGATCGCCGGGCAGGGCACCATCGGCAAGGAGCTGCTGGAGCAGGATACCCACCTCACCCACGTGTTCGTGCCGGTGGGCGGCGGCGGCCTGGCTGCCGGGGTGGCGGTCTATATCAAGCAGCTGCTGCCGGATGTGAAGGTGATCGGGGTGGAGGCGGAGGGCTCCGCCTGCCTCAAGGCCGCGCTGGCGGCCGGCGAGCCGGTCAATCTGGAACGGGTCTCGCTGTTTGCGGACGGGGTGGCGGTCAAGCGCATCGGCGAGGAGACCTTCCGCCTGTGCAACCAGTATCTGGATGAGGTGGTGACCGTCTCCAACGACCAGATCTGCGCCGCGCTGAAAGACATCTTCGACGACTGCCGTGCCATCGCCGAGCCGTCGGGGGCCCTGTCGCTGGCCGGCCTCAAGGCCTACAGCGAGCGGGAGCAGGTGAAAGGGGGGCGGATGGCGGCCATTTTGTCCGGCGCCAACGTCAACTTCCACAGCCTGCGCTACGTGTCGGAGCGCTGCGAGATCGGCGAGAAGCGCGAGGGCATGCTGGCGGTGACCATCCCCGAGCGCAAGGGGGCCTTCCTCGACTTCTGCCGTCAGCTCGGGCCGCGCATGGTGACCGAGTTCAACTATCGCTATGCGGATGCCGAGCAGGCGTCGCTGTTCGTCTCGGTGCGCCTCACCGGCGGTGACGAGGAGCTGGGCCAGATCATCGATCAGCTCGGTGGCAACGGCTATCCGGTGGTCAACATGACCGAGAGCGAGCTGGCCAAGAACCACGTGCGCTACATGATTGGCGGCCGCCCGGCCCGGCCCCTCGGTGAACGCCTCTACAGCTTCAAGTTTCCGGAGCAGCCGGGCGCCCTGATGCGCTTTCTGGAGACCCTGGGTTGTCGCTGGAACATCAGCCTGTTCCACTATCGCAACCACGGCGCCGACTACGGCCGGGTGCTCTGTGCTTTCGAGCTGCCGGACGAGGACGTGGCCGCCTTCCACGACTACCTGCACGAGATTGGCTACGGCTGGAAAGAGGTGAGTGACGACCCCGCCTACCGGCTGTTTCTGGCCAGCTAG
- the ilvD gene encoding dihydroxy-acid dehydratase gives MPKLRSATTTHGRNMAGARALWRATGMTDQDFGKPIIAVVNSFTQFVPGHVHLKDLGQLVAREIEAAGGVAKEFNTIAVDDGIAMGHGGMLYSLPSRELIADSVEYMVNAHCADAMVCISNCDKITPGMLMAALRINIPVIFVSGGPMEAGKTKLSDQIIKLDLVDAMIQGADPKVSDAQSEQVERSACPTCGSCSGMFTANSMNCLTEALGLSQPGNGSLLATHSDREQLFKLAGQRIVTLAKRWYEQDDASALPRNIATKAAFENAMALDIAMGGSTNTVLHLLAAAQEAGVDFTMADIDRMSRKVPQLCKVAPSTQKYHMEDVHRAGGVVAILGQLEKAGLVHGDTRNVLGTSLVELLAEYDVSRQPSQEVVDFYRAGPAGIRTTKAFSQDCRWPELDLDRAEGCIRSLDNAYSLEGGLAVLAGNLALNGAIVKTAGVDEENLTFRGPARVFESQDTAVAGILDGTVKAGEVVVIRYEGPKGGPGMQEMLYPTTYLKSMGLGKACALITDGRFSGGTSGLSIGHVSPEAASGGTIGLVEDGDIINIDIPARSMVLEVADSVLAARRVAVEARGWKPLDRQRQVSFALRAYAMFATSADKGAVRDRSMLGE, from the coding sequence ATGCCGAAGTTGAGATCCGCCACCACCACCCACGGACGTAACATGGCCGGGGCCCGCGCCCTGTGGCGCGCCACCGGAATGACCGATCAGGATTTCGGCAAGCCCATCATCGCCGTGGTCAACTCCTTCACCCAGTTCGTTCCGGGCCACGTTCACCTCAAGGATCTGGGCCAACTGGTGGCCCGCGAGATCGAAGCCGCAGGCGGGGTGGCCAAGGAGTTCAACACCATCGCCGTGGATGACGGCATCGCCATGGGCCACGGCGGCATGCTCTACTCCCTGCCATCGCGCGAGCTGATCGCCGATTCGGTGGAGTACATGGTCAATGCCCACTGCGCCGACGCCATGGTCTGCATCTCCAACTGCGACAAGATCACCCCGGGGATGCTGATGGCCGCCCTGCGCATCAACATCCCGGTGATCTTCGTCTCCGGCGGCCCGATGGAAGCGGGCAAGACCAAACTCTCCGACCAGATCATCAAGCTGGACCTGGTGGACGCCATGATCCAGGGCGCCGACCCCAAGGTTTCCGACGCCCAGAGCGAACAGGTGGAACGCAGCGCCTGCCCCACCTGCGGCTCCTGCTCCGGCATGTTCACCGCCAACTCCATGAACTGTCTGACCGAGGCGCTGGGTCTCTCCCAGCCGGGCAATGGCTCGCTGCTGGCGACCCACAGCGACCGCGAGCAGCTGTTCAAGCTGGCGGGCCAGCGCATCGTGACCCTGGCCAAGCGCTGGTATGAGCAAGACGATGCCTCGGCGCTGCCGCGCAACATCGCCACCAAGGCGGCGTTCGAGAACGCCATGGCGCTCGACATCGCCATGGGCGGCTCCACCAATACCGTGCTGCACCTGCTGGCGGCGGCCCAGGAGGCGGGCGTCGACTTCACCATGGCCGACATCGACCGCATGTCGCGCAAGGTGCCCCAGCTGTGCAAGGTGGCGCCCTCCACCCAGAAATACCACATGGAAGACGTGCACCGTGCCGGCGGCGTGGTCGCCATTCTGGGCCAGCTGGAAAAAGCGGGTCTGGTGCACGGGGATACCCGCAACGTGCTGGGGACCTCGCTGGTGGAGCTGCTGGCCGAATACGACGTCAGCCGCCAGCCCAGTCAGGAGGTGGTGGACTTCTATCGCGCCGGCCCGGCCGGGATCCGCACCACCAAGGCCTTCAGCCAGGATTGCCGCTGGCCGGAGCTGGATCTGGACCGCGCCGAAGGCTGCATCCGCTCGCTGGACAACGCCTACAGCCTGGAAGGGGGCCTGGCCGTGCTCGCCGGCAACCTGGCGCTGAACGGTGCCATCGTCAAGACTGCCGGGGTGGATGAGGAGAACCTCACCTTCCGTGGCCCGGCCCGGGTATTCGAGAGCCAGGACACGGCGGTTGCGGGCATTCTGGATGGCACCGTCAAGGCCGGTGAAGTGGTGGTGATCCGCTACGAAGGCCCGAAAGGGGGCCCTGGCATGCAGGAGATGCTCTACCCCACCACTTATCTCAAGTCCATGGGGCTTGGCAAGGCGTGCGCCCTGATCACCGACGGTCGCTTCTCCGGCGGCACCTCGGGTCTCTCCATCGGCCACGTCTCGCCGGAGGCGGCCTCCGGCGGCACTATCGGTCTGGTGGAGGATGGCGACATCATCAACATCGACATCCCGGCCCGCAGCATGGTGCTGGAGGTGGCCGACAGCGTGCTGGCTGCCCGCCGCGTCGCCGTCGAAGCCCGTGGCTGGAAGCCGCTCGATCGCCAGCGTCAGGTCTCCTTTGCCCTGCGCGCCTACGCCATGTTCGCCACCAGCGCCGATAAAGGTGCGGTGCGCGATCGTTCGATGCTGGGGGAATAA
- the ompA gene encoding porin OmpA has protein sequence MNKSILAVLVSGLLVSGAVQAAAQDNTWYAGGKAGWSKFFDVDQKQVVSDTLGALQNTSTSKDTLGLGAFAGYQLNPNLGFEFGYDWFGKYTSSGELSGVRVEGEAKSQMIQTTMKIGFPVNDALDLYGRIGGGYAWTNSELSAQTATDFIKDTGNKHGAVFVGALGAEYAIDRDWAARLEYQYTTPLGDTSLDRSGIEMDNGMLAFAMIYRFGQQGGEVAAPAPAPAAAPAPAVVVVPKTFSLSSDVLFEFNKATLKPAASQALDNLFSQIVAANPKDGVATVIGHTDRIGSDAYNQALSEQRARSVADYLIAKGLFADKVRVEGRGKSSPITGNNCSSGSKPALIACLAPDRRVEVRLEGVSQPVQ, from the coding sequence ATGAACAAATCGATACTTGCCGTGCTGGTCAGCGGCCTGCTCGTCAGCGGGGCCGTGCAGGCTGCCGCTCAGGACAACACCTGGTACGCCGGCGGCAAGGCCGGCTGGTCCAAGTTCTTCGACGTGGATCAGAAGCAGGTCGTCTCCGACACCCTGGGGGCGCTGCAGAACACCAGCACCAGCAAGGATACGCTCGGGCTGGGCGCCTTTGCCGGCTATCAGCTCAACCCCAACCTGGGCTTCGAATTCGGTTATGACTGGTTCGGCAAGTACACCTCGTCCGGCGAATTGAGCGGGGTGAGGGTGGAAGGGGAAGCCAAGAGCCAGATGATCCAGACCACCATGAAGATAGGGTTCCCGGTCAACGATGCGCTGGATCTCTATGGCCGGATCGGCGGTGGTTACGCCTGGACCAACAGCGAACTGTCGGCCCAGACGGCTACCGACTTCATCAAGGATACCGGCAACAAGCATGGCGCCGTGTTCGTCGGGGCGCTGGGGGCCGAATACGCCATCGACCGTGACTGGGCCGCCCGCCTCGAATACCAGTACACCACCCCGCTCGGGGATACCTCCCTCGATCGTTCCGGCATCGAGATGGACAACGGCATGCTGGCGTTTGCCATGATCTATCGCTTCGGCCAGCAGGGCGGCGAAGTGGCGGCGCCCGCACCGGCCCCGGCTGCGGCGCCTGCTCCCGCCGTGGTGGTGGTGCCCAAGACCTTCAGCCTGAGCTCGGACGTACTGTTCGAATTCAACAAGGCGACCCTGAAGCCGGCTGCCAGCCAGGCGCTCGACAACCTGTTCAGCCAGATCGTGGCGGCCAATCCGAAAGACGGGGTGGCGACCGTGATCGGCCACACCGATCGCATCGGCTCCGACGCCTACAACCAGGCGCTCTCCGAGCAGCGTGCCCGCAGCGTCGCCGACTACCTGATCGCCAAGGGACTGTTTGCCGACAAGGTGCGGGTCGAGGGGCGCGGCAAGTCCTCTCCGATCACCGGCAACAACTGCAGCAGCGGCTCCAAACCGGCGCTGATCGCCTGTCTGGCACCGGATCGGCGGGTGGAAGTGCGGCTGGAAGGGGTTTCCCAACCGGTGCAATGA
- the ilvM gene encoding acetolactate synthase 2 small subunit → MSQFNTLQIHAQPRPEVMERVLRVVRHRGFNLCALNMEQDCQQLRITVTVESVRPIQQLWSQLVKLVDVSRVDALEQQPRIRA, encoded by the coding sequence ATGAGTCAGTTCAATACCTTGCAAATCCATGCCCAGCCCAGACCTGAAGTGATGGAGCGGGTGCTGCGGGTGGTTCGTCACCGCGGTTTCAACCTCTGCGCCCTCAACATGGAGCAGGATTGCCAACAACTGCGGATCACGGTTACTGTCGAGTCGGTGCGTCCCATCCAGCAGTTGTGGAGCCAGCTGGTGAAGCTGGTGGACGTTTCCCGGGTCGATGCACTGGAACAGCAACCCCGGATCAGAGCTTAA
- a CDS encoding branched-chain amino acid transaminase, whose translation MSQPSQSATHPQYIWFNGTLVPWQDAQVHVMSHALHYGSSVFEGVRAYDTPKGTCIFRLQEHTRRLFDSAKIYWMDVPYSEADVNEACRTVVRENGLKSGYLRPLAFVGNVGLGLHPPLDAKADLMVAALPWGAYLGEEGLKNGVDVCVTSWNRLAPNTIPTGAKAGGNYLSSQLISREAKRNGFAEGLALDVNGYLSEGAGENLFLVKNGVLFTPPATAAILPGITRDTIMTLARDLGYEVREQALPREALYVADEIFMTGTAAEVTPVRSVDRMKVGAGCRGPVTEQLQNAFFGLFNGQTEDKWGWLTPVND comes from the coding sequence ATGTCACAGCCTTCCCAATCAGCCACTCACCCGCAATACATCTGGTTCAACGGCACACTGGTGCCCTGGCAGGATGCCCAGGTGCACGTGATGAGCCACGCCCTGCACTATGGCTCCTCGGTGTTTGAGGGGGTGCGCGCCTACGATACCCCCAAGGGGACCTGCATCTTCCGTCTGCAGGAGCACACCCGCCGCCTGTTCGACTCCGCCAAGATCTACTGGATGGATGTTCCCTACAGCGAGGCCGACGTGAATGAAGCCTGCCGCACCGTGGTGCGCGAGAACGGCCTGAAGAGCGGCTATCTGCGCCCGCTGGCCTTTGTCGGCAACGTGGGGCTGGGGCTGCATCCGCCGCTGGATGCCAAGGCCGACCTGATGGTGGCCGCCCTGCCGTGGGGCGCCTATCTGGGGGAAGAGGGGCTGAAAAACGGGGTGGATGTCTGTGTTACCTCCTGGAACCGGCTCGCTCCCAACACCATTCCCACCGGCGCCAAGGCGGGCGGCAACTACCTCTCTTCCCAGCTGATCAGCCGGGAGGCCAAGCGCAACGGCTTCGCCGAGGGGTTGGCGCTGGACGTGAACGGCTACCTGAGCGAAGGGGCGGGGGAGAACCTGTTCCTGGTAAAGAACGGCGTGCTGTTTACCCCGCCCGCTACCGCCGCCATCCTGCCCGGCATCACCCGTGACACCATCATGACGCTGGCCCGCGATCTGGGTTACGAGGTGCGCGAGCAGGCGCTGCCCCGCGAGGCTCTCTATGTCGCAGACGAAATCTTCATGACCGGCACGGCGGCCGAGGTGACCCCGGTGCGCTCCGTCGATCGGATGAAGGTGGGCGCTGGCTGCCGCGGCCCGGTGACCGAGCAGCTGCAAAACGCCTTCTTTGGCCTGTTCAATGGCCAGACCGAGGACAAGTGGGGCTGGCTGACGCCAGTTAACGACTGA
- the priA gene encoding primosomal protein N', translated as MNSSQTLDLVRVAVPVPLRRHFDYLSPLPLPAPGCRVEIPFGPQTLVGLVVDHPADSQVPCNKLKPIKRVLDSAPVLGPDILALMAWSASYYQHPLGEVLPHALPVLVRKGEPAAYRELEFWFATEAGMAVDLNELKRAAKQQQALALLRKGPQTPSALKQEEIQSAALTALEKKGLLEKRSLEPSHDGDWVARFEPGEGLRLNGEQALAVSAITSQSDQFGAFLLDGITGSGKTEVYLSILEPLLKAGKQALVMVPEIGLTPQTINRFRRRFNVPVVAMNSAMNDRERLDAWLACRDGGAAILIGTRSAVFTPFHNLGIIIIDEEHDGSFKQQDGFRYHARDLAVMRAHRAGIPILLGSATPSLETLHNARSGKYHHLTLTRRAGNAQTARQVILDIKNVRLQAGLSPQLEQLMAEHLAAGNQVMLFLNRRGYAPALICHQCGWSAACERCDAWYTWHQAGRRLHCHHCDSVRPLPHHCPECGSNELIGSGVGTEQLEQLLGTVFPHYPVVRIDRDNTRRKGELETHLGDIKAGKYKILIGTQMLAKGHHFPDVTLVGLLDVDGALFSADFRAAEKLAQLYTQVAGRAGRASKPGLVVLQSHHPEHALLQDLTQNGYGHFADTALKERRLLGLPPFSYQGLFRAEANGRDEVQLFLSRLADTLRSARYPHVQVLGPISGFMERKAGKFRMQLLVQGPNRAPLAQLLDWAVKELEGWPETKRVRWSLDIDPTELN; from the coding sequence GTGAATTCTTCCCAAACGCTGGATCTGGTTCGTGTGGCTGTGCCGGTGCCGTTACGCCGTCACTTCGACTATCTCTCCCCCCTGCCTTTGCCTGCCCCCGGCTGCCGGGTCGAGATCCCGTTCGGCCCGCAAACCCTGGTCGGGCTGGTGGTGGATCACCCGGCCGACAGCCAGGTGCCGTGCAACAAGCTCAAGCCGATCAAACGCGTGCTTGATAGCGCCCCCGTGCTGGGGCCCGACATTCTGGCGCTGATGGCCTGGAGCGCCAGCTACTACCAGCACCCGCTGGGGGAGGTACTGCCCCACGCCCTGCCGGTGCTGGTGCGCAAGGGGGAGCCCGCCGCCTACCGCGAGCTGGAATTCTGGTTTGCCACCGAGGCCGGCATGGCGGTCGATCTCAACGAGCTCAAGCGGGCGGCCAAGCAGCAGCAGGCGCTCGCCCTGCTGCGCAAGGGGCCGCAGACCCCCTCCGCCCTCAAGCAGGAGGAGATCCAGAGTGCTGCGCTCACCGCGCTGGAGAAGAAGGGGCTGCTGGAGAAGCGTTCGCTGGAGCCGAGCCACGACGGCGACTGGGTCGCCCGCTTCGAGCCTGGCGAGGGGCTGCGTCTCAACGGCGAACAGGCGCTGGCGGTCTCCGCCATCACCAGCCAGAGCGACCAGTTTGGCGCCTTCCTGCTGGATGGCATCACCGGCTCCGGCAAGACCGAGGTTTACCTGAGCATCCTCGAGCCCCTGCTCAAGGCAGGCAAGCAGGCACTGGTGATGGTGCCCGAGATCGGCCTCACTCCGCAGACCATCAACCGCTTCCGGCGCCGCTTCAACGTGCCGGTGGTGGCGATGAACTCCGCCATGAACGATCGGGAGCGGCTCGACGCCTGGCTGGCCTGCCGTGACGGCGGCGCGGCCATCCTGATCGGCACCCGTTCTGCGGTGTTCACCCCGTTTCACAACCTCGGCATCATCATCATCGACGAGGAGCACGACGGCTCCTTCAAGCAGCAGGACGGTTTTCGCTACCATGCGCGGGATCTGGCGGTGATGCGGGCCCATCGCGCCGGCATTCCCATCCTGCTGGGCTCGGCCACCCCGTCGCTGGAGACATTGCACAACGCCCGCAGTGGCAAGTATCACCATCTCACCCTGACTCGCCGCGCCGGCAATGCCCAGACTGCCCGCCAGGTGATCCTGGACATCAAGAACGTGCGGCTGCAGGCCGGGCTCTCCCCCCAGCTGGAACAGCTGATGGCGGAACATCTGGCGGCGGGCAATCAGGTGATGCTGTTTCTTAACCGCCGTGGCTATGCTCCGGCTCTGATTTGCCACCAGTGCGGCTGGAGCGCCGCCTGCGAGCGTTGTGACGCCTGGTACACCTGGCACCAGGCCGGACGGCGGCTGCACTGCCACCACTGCGACAGCGTGCGCCCGCTGCCCCACCACTGCCCCGAGTGTGGCAGCAACGAGCTCATCGGTTCAGGTGTGGGTACCGAACAGCTGGAACAGCTGCTCGGCACCGTGTTTCCGCACTATCCGGTGGTGCGCATCGATCGGGACAACACCCGTCGCAAGGGAGAGCTGGAGACCCACCTCGGTGACATCAAGGCGGGCAAGTACAAGATCCTGATCGGCACCCAGATGCTGGCCAAGGGCCACCACTTCCCGGATGTGACGTTGGTCGGGCTGCTGGATGTGGATGGCGCGCTATTCAGTGCCGATTTTCGCGCCGCCGAGAAGCTGGCCCAGCTCTACACCCAGGTGGCGGGCCGTGCCGGCCGCGCCAGCAAGCCGGGGCTGGTGGTGCTGCAGAGCCACCATCCCGAACACGCTCTGCTGCAGGATCTGACCCAGAACGGCTATGGCCACTTCGCCGACACGGCGCTGAAAGAGCGCCGCCTGCTGGGGCTGCCACCGTTCAGCTATCAGGGGCTGTTTCGGGCCGAGGCCAATGGCCGCGACGAGGTACAGCTGTTCCTCAGCCGCCTCGCCGATACCCTGCGCAGCGCCCGTTATCCCCATGTTCAGGTGCTCGGGCCCATCAGCGGCTTCATGGAGCGCAAGGCGGGCAAGTTCCGCATGCAGTTGCTGGTGCAGGGGCCAAACCGGGCACCACTGGCCCAGCTACTGGACTGGGCGGTGAAGGAGCTGGAGGGGTGGCCAGAGACCAAGCGGGTACGCTGGAGCCTCGACATCGACCCCACCGAGCTGAACTGA
- a CDS encoding DUF2867 domain-containing protein, which translates to MRDCLVMGAAGYIGSYLVPHLQELGYRVIAGARRPCRLPPGVEFRLADSLKPITLLPALAGIDTVFYLVHAMGAGADFHRLEQQGVKNFAAAARAAGVRRIIYLGAIQPAQCNSRHLNSRRYCGELFRGAGVPTVELRAGIIIGPGSAAFEVMRDLVFNLPMMVTPKWVRSRTPPIALSNLLHYLGGLVEAEGVDGQIFNAAGPELLSYQQQLQKFAAHIGKRCPIIPLPFLSPRLSAWWLQFVTSVPQPVAKALVGGLKHDIPADDGPLRALLPQTLLSFDEALAESLSLEQQLGAEQQGEETPLGLRWRHPEYGFYDRTASGDAICLASPEVVWQVLQQLGGEQRYFYMNQLWVVREWMDHLIGGPALTRGRTNPDRFVKGDMLDSWQILGVDEGRRLDLLFNMRAPGVGRLEFNILPEESGLTRLKVTAHWHPQGAWGLAYWLAMLPFHLFIFQGMTEAIARQAEAKAGIPVMG; encoded by the coding sequence ATGCGTGATTGTCTGGTGATGGGGGCGGCGGGCTACATAGGTTCTTACCTGGTGCCCCATCTGCAAGAACTGGGTTATCGGGTGATTGCCGGGGCGCGGCGCCCCTGCCGTCTGCCACCCGGGGTGGAGTTTCGTCTTGCCGACAGCCTCAAGCCGATCACATTGCTGCCCGCCCTGGCCGGCATCGACACCGTCTTCTATCTGGTGCACGCCATGGGGGCGGGAGCCGACTTCCACCGGCTGGAGCAGCAGGGGGTGAAGAACTTCGCCGCCGCCGCCCGCGCCGCCGGGGTGCGCCGCATCATCTATCTGGGCGCCATCCAGCCGGCGCAGTGCAACAGTCGCCACCTCAACTCCCGCCGTTATTGCGGCGAGCTGTTTCGGGGCGCCGGCGTGCCGACGGTGGAGCTGCGCGCCGGCATCATCATAGGGCCCGGCTCGGCGGCGTTTGAGGTGATGCGGGATCTGGTGTTCAACCTGCCGATGATGGTGACACCTAAGTGGGTGCGCTCGCGCACGCCGCCCATTGCGCTCTCGAACCTGCTGCACTATCTGGGCGGGCTGGTGGAGGCTGAAGGGGTGGACGGCCAGATCTTCAACGCCGCCGGTCCCGAGCTGCTCAGCTATCAGCAGCAGTTGCAGAAGTTCGCCGCCCACATCGGCAAGCGCTGCCCCATTATCCCGCTGCCGTTTCTCAGCCCGCGCCTCTCCGCCTGGTGGCTGCAGTTTGTCACCTCGGTGCCGCAGCCGGTGGCCAAGGCGCTGGTGGGCGGCCTCAAGCACGACATCCCGGCCGACGACGGCCCGCTGCGGGCCCTGCTGCCGCAAACCCTGCTCAGCTTCGACGAGGCGCTGGCCGAGAGCCTCTCTCTGGAGCAGCAGCTGGGCGCCGAGCAGCAGGGGGAGGAGACCCCGCTCGGCCTGCGCTGGCGCCACCCCGAGTACGGCTTCTATGACCGCACCGCCAGCGGCGATGCCATCTGCCTCGCCTCGCCGGAGGTGGTGTGGCAGGTGCTGCAGCAGCTGGGGGGCGAGCAGCGCTACTTCTACATGAACCAGCTGTGGGTGGTGCGCGAATGGATGGATCATCTGATCGGCGGCCCGGCGCTGACCCGCGGTCGCACCAACCCGGATCGCTTCGTGAAGGGGGACATGCTGGACTCCTGGCAGATCCTCGGGGTGGACGAGGGGCGCAGGCTGGATCTGCTGTTCAACATGCGAGCCCCCGGCGTCGGCCGGCTGGAGTTCAACATACTGCCGGAAGAGTCGGGGCTGACCCGGCTCAAGGTGACGGCCCACTGGCATCCACAGGGGGCCTGGGGGCTGGCCTACTGGCTCGCCATGCTGCCGTTCCACCTCTTCATCTTCCAGGGCATGACGGAGGCGATCGCCAGACAGGCGGAGGCGAAAGCCGGCATTCCGGTGATGGGGTGA
- the rpmE gene encoding 50S ribosomal protein L31, whose amino-acid sequence MKAGIHPDYVAITAKCSCGNVINTFSTLGKDLNLDVCSECHPFYTGKQKEVSSGGRVDKFNKRFGAMTTKK is encoded by the coding sequence ATGAAAGCTGGTATCCATCCTGACTACGTAGCCATCACCGCCAAGTGCTCTTGCGGTAACGTCATCAACACCTTCTCTACCCTGGGTAAAGATCTGAACCTGGACGTGTGCTCCGAGTGCCACCCGTTCTATACCGGCAAGCAGAAAGAAGTTTCTAGCGGCGGCCGCGTAGACAAGTTCAACAAGCGTTTCGGTGCGATGACCACCAAGAAGTAA